The uncultured Sunxiuqinia sp. genomic sequence TTTTTCGAAATAACGAACTTCCTTTCCTGCTATTAAATGAAGGCTTTGGGCTACCGGATTTTCCTCATCAATTCTCGGAAATACGAAAAGCATAAAACACAAGCTGCCTAAAATAGTTGTTAGGCCAATTGTTTGAAGCGATTGCCTCAAAAGACCTTTGTTGTATAGAACATACGCAATAATAAAGCCTACGGGGATGGGTAGAAAATACAAAGCCAAATAGTTAAGATGAGCCAGTGCCGGATCGAACTTAATACCGAAATACAGCGCTGGGATCAGAATGACTCCAATTGCCAGAAGTCCAATTAAACTAACTTTTGGTTTTGCTTTCTGCAAATCGATTTTGCATAACCAAAGGCCAATTAAAATTGCAAAGTAAGGATATGCCGGAACAGTGTAGTTGGGAAGTTTGGTTCTCGATATGGCAAAGAAGGTTACGATTGTTAGACCAGCAATCAAGTTAATTAACACAAAGTCATCTTTTCTATTATTAAATGCATTTTTTAATGCTTGAACAATAAATACCGAAAAGGGGAAAAGACCGAATAAAACGAACAAGATGGTGATTAAAAATATACCTCCATGTCCTTCCATTTCACTTGAGAAACGTCCCAGGTTGTGTTTGAAAAAGAACCCCTCAGTCCATTGTCCGTTCGTTTTTAGGTGAACCAGAATATACCAGGGCAAAGCAATAGCCACAACAATTAAAGCACCTAAAAAAGGTTTCAGTTGTTTAATTGCTTTCCAGTTAAAACGTCTACTGAAAATCAGGAATAAAAGAAAGATTAAGCCGGGCAAACCAATAGCAACCGGTCCTTTTGACAAAGTGCCTAATCCGACAGAAACATAGAGCAGAATCAAATAAATTGTTCTTTTCTCTTTAATAACAGCATAAAAACTAAAGATACTTGCCGTAAAGAAAAAGATGAGGTAAGGGTCAGGAACGGCCAAATGAAACTGAATACTGAGGTGAATGGAGGCCAGTAAGATAAAGCTGGTCCATAGAGCAAGTTTTTCAGAATGAAATCTCCGAACAAATAAAAAACTGATTAAAATAGTGAGTGCCCCAAACATCGCTGAAAAAAAACGGGCAGCAAATGCATTTACTCCAAAAACAGAATAACTCAGCATCATAAAAAAGTAGTGTAGGGGAGGCTTGTCTGTTCTCAGTTCTTGATTAAAAGTTGGTACAATCCAATCGCCACGTTCAAACATTTCGGACGCACAGGTGGCATTTTTGGCTTCATCTAAAATATAGATGCTGCTGCCTCCCAGATTGATCGTATAAATACCCATCGCAAAAATAAAGATGAACCATGGGTAAAGGGTGGGATTATTTAATCGTTTGAGCATGAGCTAAAATTGCTATTTAATGATAATTGTATTAGATTACTTTCAGCCTTTTTCTTAATTTCGCACCGCTAAATAACGAAATTTTAGGCAAAATATCCTTAAACAGAGAATCATGAAACAATTAAGTTTGGTCATTTGTGTTTACAATGAAGAGTTGAACATCAAACCACTTAGTGTACAAATAAAAGCCGCCCTAGAAGATATTGATTTCGAAGCCATTTTTGTAGATGATGGATCAACCGACCGAACACGGGAAGAAATTAAAGCGATTAATGATGAGCGTTTTCTGCTTCTGGAGTTGAAGAAGAATTATGGTCAAAGTTCGGCATTGCAGGCTGGAATTGATGCCGCTTCTGGTGAGTATGTGGCGTTAATTGATGGCGATTTGCAAAATGATCCTGCAGATATTCCGATGATGATGAAAATGGCGAAAGACGGATCGTGGGATATGGTTGCCGGTGTTCGAGCCAACCGTAAAGATGGCGCGTTCTTGCGGAAAATACCAAGTAAAATTGCTAACTATTTAATCCGCGAGGCTACAGGGCTCCGAATGAAAGACCTTGGCTGCACCTTGAAGGTGTTTACAAACGAATCTATTAAAAGCATCCACATTTATGGTGAACTTCATCGTTTTATTCCGGCATTATTAGCCTTGGAAGGTTCTACAAAATTAACACAGGTTGATGTCAACCACCGGGCTCGCGAGTTCGGAAAGTCAAAATATAATTTGAGTCGCACAACCCGTGTTTTTAGTGATTTGATTTTAATGGTTTTCTTAAAAAAATACATGCAACGGCCGATGCACTTCTTTGGAGGAATTGGTATTGTAACGTTAGGAATTGGTTTTCTGATCAATTTTTATTTGCTGATGTTAAAAATATTTGGTCACGACATTTGGGGGAAACCAATTCTTATTCTTGGAATGATACTGGTAATGGGAGGTATTCAGTTTATTACCATTGGTATTATGGCTGAAATTTTAATGAGAACATATTACGAAGGTCAGGATAAAAAGCCATATCGCGTGAAAAAGATAAAACCAACCAGCGAGTATTAATTTATAATTCAAGCTGGTTGTTTTCAGCCGGAATAGTAAAGTAGAAGCGCGAACCCTGACCTGGTTCGGACATGACCCAAATATGGCCGCCCAATTTTTCGACCAGCGATTTGGTGATTGACAATCCAAGACCATTTCCTCCATAGGTGCGTGACGAGTACTCTTCAACTTGCTTAAAGGCTGAAAAGATGTCTTTTTGTTTATCTGGATGGATACCAATCCCTGAGTCTTTTACAAAAAACTGTAAAACACTGTCCTCGCGATATTTATAGCCGAATTCAATGTCGCCTGATTCTGTGAATTTTATGGCGTTGCTTAGTAGGTTGATTAAGATTTGCTTTAGTCTGACTTCATCTGTTTTTATATTGAAGCTATTGTTTTTAATCCCTTTGCTGAGTTTCATCTGTACATCTTTTCCGGCACGTTCCAACTGTCTTTTAATCATGATCTGCAAATCATCCATCAAGAAGTTAATTTTGCAATTGGTTTTATAAATTTTCAGTTGATTCGCTTCAATCTTGCTCAAGTCAATAATGTCGTTGATTAGTGTCAATAAGTGCTCTCCGCTATTATTAATATGCCGGATATACTCTTTGCGTGTGGACAATTCTATATCATCTACCTCTAATAGCGACGAAAAGCCTAGAATGCTATTCATTGGAGTTCTGATTTCATGACTCATATTCGCTAAAAATGAAGATTTCAATCGATCGCTTTCTTCTGCTCTCCTTTTTGCATCAATCAATTCTTGTTCAGCTTTTATTCGTTTCGAAATATCGTGTACAATTGCATAAATGTAAATACTTTTATCGATGTTAATTTTTCCACTATGAATCTCAACGTCTTTTAATTGTCCATTTTTGAGCAAATGCTTTTGTTCAAAATGACTATTTTGCTTTTCTGACTGAGTGAAAAATGCATCAAGATCGATTTGTGGTAACTGACATAATTCACTAAAATGCAGTCCTTTTAACTGAGGTTGCGAATAGCCGTAAAATTTAGCAGCTGCCTTATTCGCATTTTTTATTACCTGAGACTTGGTATCAATGAGCAGCATCATCGAATGGTTCTCATTAAAAATATTTAAGTAGTTTTCTGCAAAAACTCGATAACGCTTCTCTTTTTTTCGTTTTAAATTGATAAAAAAGATAGCAAGGGAAAGGACAACGAACACCCCGGCAACAATGCTGGATATTTCGTAGAATTCAGGCTTCGAGATTTCGATTTTTCGATTAGGATCATTTAAAACAATTGCAGATTCAGGAATTAGCTCTGGGTTGAGATGAAACTTTTTAACCAAGTTATAATCGATAATGCTGTTAGATGACACATCTGATCTTACTCTTATAGACTGAAGAGTGGTGCCGCTCAATATTTGTTTTGCGATTAAACAGGCTGAATACATTTGTTCATAATAAGAGATTGCAGTTCCTGCGATGTATCCACCTCCATCCCCTATATCATAGGCATAGTAAATTGGACTATTTGAATTGGTTGATAACATTTTTGCGATCTGGTCAAAAGATAGATAGTCATCCTTAAGTCGATAAGAGGCTAGTAGAAAAATTATTTGATTGGAAGGAATTTGTTGGATTTTTCGTCGGTATTCTTCTCGTGTGTAATTGCTGACATTTAATATTTCGTAATTCAGGTTTGGAAATAAGGAAATTGTTTTTTCAAAAACTTTTAAATCGGCAATAGCGGTTGTTGTGCTATCAGTAATCACCTGAAGATTATTTCTTCCAGGATGTAGTTTTTGTATTAATGGCAATGTCTTTTCGAGAGAAATATTTTCAGCAATACCTGTTACCCATTCGTTTTGATCTTGTTCGAATGCTTTCTCTAGATCATTTACACCCCAAAAAACAATTGGTATTTCCGGGAATAACGTTGCTTGATGCTCCAAGCAAAATTCGAAAGCGTTGTCGTTACAGGCAATTACAATATCGTAATTACGATGTTCCTTTTGCTTTATCCGAATCCGTTCATAGGTGCTGGTATTTAGTTGTCTGTTGGGATAGCGTTTTGAATCGAGAAATTCAATATCAATAATATTGTCTGACTGCGGAAATACATCATACAAAGCTTTCTCTGATTTTTGATAAATATGAAAAGTTGCGTCGTATGAATAGATGACTAAAATTTTCGTTGAAGAAACTTGACCTAGCGCATAACTAACTGTGAATAATAAGCAATTCAGAATAAAATATGTTGGGATGTTTCGCACCGTATAATTTTAGGGTAATATTATTTAGTCAAATGGCAGGTAAAAATAGTTTTTTTTAGAACAAAACTAAAATGGAAATTCAGCTTATTTTTCATTCTTTTATGCCAAACGTATTTTTGGCTCCACTAAAGATGGATTTCCACCAATAGTTCACAATCGATTTTTTGGGATCACGATTAAAACTAATTTCGTCGGGTAGTAAAATTCGGGTTCGCGGATGTTTTGATTTTAGCATCAAATTATTGGCTATAAAACTGGCAAATTTAGCTTCTCTCGTGTCTCCGTCTTTGGTTGTAAGTATCGATACTTTTAAGTTGTCATAGGCAAATCGGAGCTGTCCTTGCGCGTGTGTCTGATTTGCTTCAAATTCAAATTCAAAACGATCTAATTGTCCGGATCTTACTGAGACCCCTGCTGTGTTCTCTACAATTGGATTTAAAATCGTTAAATCAAAAGGAGAGAGCTTTCCAGCTACTGAAAATTCATTTTCAGTTGACTGCATGTTGTATTTCATGGTGGTTTCCAACAATGCCTTTCCCATCAATAAACCGCTTGCCTTGATGGTTAATGTTGAATTGGAATTTAGCATATCGGGTAGGTTGGTAACCGGATAAGCACTGATATTTAGGCTCTCAAATTTAACCATGCCGGATAAAGGCATTTTTTCTGCTTGTTCGGTGTAATAAATGTTGTAGTCCTCTAGCTTTAGTGAATCAAAGTAAAAAGGTAAGTCAATGTTCTTAATCATTTCCTGCGGGAGTATCGATCTACTGTTTGGATTATCCGCAATTGTTTTATCCCGATAGATTGAAAGTCGTCCTCCGCTGGCAATTATTGATGAAGCCATTAATTCCCCTCTGTTATACCAACTTTTCAGATCAATATTCTGCATGGTTAACCGGTCAATATGCCCTTGGTAATGATCAGTTTCAAAAGAAATGATTTTTTGAAATTGTGCTTTTGAGTATCTGGGAATAATTTGAATGGCAGATATCGTCAAAAGATTATCTTGATTGTCAAAATTGATGTCTCCCAAATGAAAATTATAGTATTTATCAGGACCTGTGAATGCGTAATTCTGTAGATTTAACCGAACAGATTTAGCTCCCAGTAAATCATTAGAAGCTATTGTGTCTAATTCAAAATTCGCTAATTCGACCTGTGCTTTTGGATAGTTCTTAGTTTTTTCGCCAATTAATCGAATGACTTGTGCTTGGTTTAGGTTGATATTTTGTGCCGAAATTCGGTTAATCAGAGGGGAGATTGTTTCCGGAATTTTAAGATGATAAAGATTGAGCTTATCCTGATTGGTTTTATCTGAATTGATTGTCATAACCGGATTTTCAGCCACAATAGATTCAAAATGAAGATTTTTGTTGTTTATAACCTGCTCAATATCCAGTTGCTCGAATACCAGTTTAGGAACGAGTAGTTGCTGAAACCCTTGATTTTTTAGTGCTGATCTGTTTTTTAATAACAAATCTAACACTTCCAGCTTCTGGCTGTAAGTTGAGAATTTTATTTGTCCTGCTGTAAAGTTAACGGTTCCTTTTTGCGGCTTAAATGTAATTTGATTTAACGTTGTTGAAATATTATCAGAATTGAAGTTCGCAGGTTTATTGGTTCCCTGACTGATTAAGCTATTGTTGGTTCCCTGCATTGATATGCTGGCTGTGAGTATCTTCTTTTCGGAAAGCTGATCAGTTTCAATCACATTGATTTGTCCATCATTTATATCAAACTTTTTGATGATAAGCGTGTGCATCTCTTTTGGCAGTGGAACAGCTACTTTTTCAAAATTTATCTGATTTTTAGCTCCCCTTGTGCGGTATAAATCAATTAATGGCTTTTGTATTACAAATTGGTCGACAGCTAGCCGCTGTTTAAAATAGGCTTCTTCTAAATCAACTCCTCGAAGCTTGATTTCGGGGATGCTGATATGAAAATGTACAGGAAGATTTCCTTTGGTTTTGCTCGTTATGTCGGGGTACAGGATTGCATTTCGAATAAATATTTCTGATTGTTTTGATGATATGCCGATTTCTTTGGCTTGCAGGTAGTGCACATCGTCTGATAATTGAAAAAGATGATCTTCAATTTTCAGTTCAAAGTCATCGGCAAATAGCAGTTTATGCTTTTCGATCTCGACCTCGCTTAAAGCAAAGTTGTCAAGTTCAAGACTAAATTTATTATTGAACGAAATCGTCTTTCCTTTCTTGCTATGCGTAATTAGTTGAATATTACCGTTAGTAGTCGTAATTTTTTTTATTGAAATATTTTCGATATAGTTACTTAGCAGATCGTAGAATTCACGAGACGAATATTTGTTTTCGTTCTGTTTTTCAGGTCGGGAAAAAACTTCAAGGTAAATGTTGGGCTCAATAATTGAGAATCGATTGATTCTCAATTTTTTATTAAAAAATGCCTGGTGAATATTCGTGTTATTCAAGCTCATGTAGGGGACGCGAATATCATAAATCTGTGAGCGGTTTAGTTTTTTGAGTAATCGGGCGTTCATCTCAGGTTTGTCGGGCGACAATTCCAGATTTCGAATAGTCGCTCTGTTTTGATAGGTTGAAACATTGATTTGCTCAATTTTTAATCGGTGAATTTGATCCACTAGCTTCATTTCGTAGTTCGAAAAATTTAAATCGATGTTAGTTGCAAAAAATAGTTTGTCGGTTCTGTTTGCACTTGTTGAATCCAGAGAGAAATCGGTCAGCCTAAACGAAAAATCTGATGAAATTACGCCGGACTGGTGCGGATTATCGGCGGCGTTAATGGTGAATTTTCCCTGATCAAATTCAACCAGATTGGCATAGACACCCTTAATGTAGTTGCGGATGAAAAAATAAAGCAGGCTGTTTGTGTCTTTTTGAGTCTTGCGTTTTATATTGCCGTTGTTAATTATTAATGTTGGCCGGTAGGCTAAAATCGACTGAAGGGGCATTTCACGCTTATGAAACAATTTTTTTAGGTCGATGTCAATTAGTCGGATACTATCACATTCAAGATCAACGGTCGTCATTTCGGTTGACGGATTTTGGTTTGGTTTTAACTGGAGGTGATCGGCACTTAAAAAGCTATTTTTACTGCAGACGATGATGCTTGTTGCGTCGAAACGATGGATTTCATCATTCATTAGCAAATAGTAATTATCGATCTCCAAATATAAGTTTGTGGAATATAGAATTCTGTTCGGATCGGTGTATGAATCTTCGCTAAGCAGCAAGCTGTCCAATTGAACTTCAAGGTCGTAGAATTCCTGTATTCCGGTTTTGTTTTCCTTCTTTCGCTCAATTTTAAGCTTTTCGGCATTCATCGACAAGTGGTTTATCTTCAGTTGCCTGATTTCGCCTTTTACGAGTTGATACAAATCAAACTCTTTAATTTTTTTTAGGTTAATCTCTGGTGCACCTTCTAATGGAAATACTTGTATTTGTGCATCCATCAAAAATAACGAGTCAATTTGAAGACTGTCATTCTGAAAAATCTCTCTTAATTGATTAGATTTGAT encodes the following:
- a CDS encoding glycosyltransferase family 39 protein, coding for MLKRLNNPTLYPWFIFIFAMGIYTINLGGSSIYILDEAKNATCASEMFERGDWIVPTFNQELRTDKPPLHYFFMMLSYSVFGVNAFAARFFSAMFGALTILISFLFVRRFHSEKLALWTSFILLASIHLSIQFHLAVPDPYLIFFFTASIFSFYAVIKEKRTIYLILLYVSVGLGTLSKGPVAIGLPGLIFLLFLIFSRRFNWKAIKQLKPFLGALIVVAIALPWYILVHLKTNGQWTEGFFFKHNLGRFSSEMEGHGGIFLITILFVLFGLFPFSVFIVQALKNAFNNRKDDFVLINLIAGLTIVTFFAISRTKLPNYTVPAYPYFAILIGLWLCKIDLQKAKPKVSLIGLLAIGVILIPALYFGIKFDPALAHLNYLALYFLPIPVGFIIAYVLYNKGLLRQSLQTIGLTTILGSLCFMLFVFPRIDEENPVAQSLHLIAGKEVRYFEKFNPSYSFYLQKELTEIKPDEFKSFFEENPDGVIISTTRRLEDVQLPSNVEVSFSSRDIFETPTTVLITRKNN
- a CDS encoding glycosyltransferase family 2 protein, translating into MKQLSLVICVYNEELNIKPLSVQIKAALEDIDFEAIFVDDGSTDRTREEIKAINDERFLLLELKKNYGQSSALQAGIDAASGEYVALIDGDLQNDPADIPMMMKMAKDGSWDMVAGVRANRKDGAFLRKIPSKIANYLIREATGLRMKDLGCTLKVFTNESIKSIHIYGELHRFIPALLALEGSTKLTQVDVNHRAREFGKSKYNLSRTTRVFSDLILMVFLKKYMQRPMHFFGGIGIVTLGIGFLINFYLLMLKIFGHDIWGKPILILGMILVMGGIQFITIGIMAEILMRTYYEGQDKKPYRVKKIKPTSEY
- a CDS encoding ABC transporter substrate binding protein codes for the protein MRNIPTYFILNCLLFTVSYALGQVSSTKILVIYSYDATFHIYQKSEKALYDVFPQSDNIIDIEFLDSKRYPNRQLNTSTYERIRIKQKEHRNYDIVIACNDNAFEFCLEHQATLFPEIPIVFWGVNDLEKAFEQDQNEWVTGIAENISLEKTLPLIQKLHPGRNNLQVITDSTTTAIADLKVFEKTISLFPNLNYEILNVSNYTREEYRRKIQQIPSNQIIFLLASYRLKDDYLSFDQIAKMLSTNSNSPIYYAYDIGDGGGYIAGTAISYYEQMYSACLIAKQILSGTTLQSIRVRSDVSSNSIIDYNLVKKFHLNPELIPESAIVLNDPNRKIEISKPEFYEISSIVAGVFVVLSLAIFFINLKRKKEKRYRVFAENYLNIFNENHSMMLLIDTKSQVIKNANKAAAKFYGYSQPQLKGLHFSELCQLPQIDLDAFFTQSEKQNSHFEQKHLLKNGQLKDVEIHSGKINIDKSIYIYAIVHDISKRIKAEQELIDAKRRAEESDRLKSSFLANMSHEIRTPMNSILGFSSLLEVDDIELSTRKEYIRHINNSGEHLLTLINDIIDLSKIEANQLKIYKTNCKINFLMDDLQIMIKRQLERAGKDVQMKLSKGIKNNSFNIKTDEVRLKQILINLLSNAIKFTESGDIEFGYKYREDSVLQFFVKDSGIGIHPDKQKDIFSAFKQVEEYSSRTYGGNGLGLSITKSLVEKLGGHIWVMSEPGQGSRFYFTIPAENNQLEL